Sequence from the Gemmatimonadota bacterium genome:
CTGTATATGCGAATTGCTTATATTGCCGCGGGTGCGGCGGGCATGTATTGTGGCAGTTGTATTCACGACAATGCGCTGGCCTCTGCGCTTCAGCGCAAGGGAATAGATTTTGCGCTTGTTCCGACGTACACGCCCCTGCGTACCGATGAACCGGGCGCGAGTATCGATCGGGTATTTTACGGCGGCATAAATGTTTATCTCCAGCAGAAAATGGGTATTTTTCGGCACACGCCCTCTTTTGTCGATAGATTATTGAATAGCCGAACGCTGCTCAATGGTATCGCCCGTTTTAGTGGATCAACACGCGCGGAAGACCTCGGCGCGCTCACTGTATCGGTTTTAGAGGGGGAAAATGGCGCGCAAAAAAAAGAACTCGCAAAGCTGGTGCGTTGGTTAAAAGAGGATTTTCGACCAGACCTCGTGCAATTGACCAATTCGATGTTTTTGGGCATGGCCAGAGAAATGAAACGGGAACTCGGTATTCCCGTTTTGTGTTCTCTACAAGGCGAGGATATCTTTCTCGAGGGATTGATAGAACCGTACAAATCAGAGGCGCGGCAGTGCTTGCGAGATCGGGCAAGGGATGTCGATGGATTTGTCGCTACGTGTGATTATTATGCCGATTTTATGGCTGGTTATCTCGATGTGCCGCGCAATAGGATTCACGTTGCGCCTTTGGGTATCAAATTAGACGGACATGGAGAAAGCAGTGTAAAGCCAGATCCGCTGCCTTTTACTATTGGTTATCTCGCCCGAATATGTCCCGAGAAGGGGTTGCATGTGCTGGTAGATGCGTTTCATCAACTGGCTGAGCAAGTTGGTGTGGAAAAGGTAAAACTCAATGTTGCCGGTTATCTCGGACAAAGAGATGCGCCGTATTTTCAGCAAGTGTGCGAACAAGTCGCATCCCGGGGGCTTTCCGATATTTTTGATTATCGCGGGGAAGTCAATCGACAAGAAAAAATTGCATTCCTGAATAGCATTCATATCTTGTCCGTGCCAACGCCTTATAGAGAACCCAAGGGGCTATCGCTGCTCGAAGCTATGGCCAATGGCGTTCCCGTTGTTCAGCCCCGGCACGGTATTTTTCCAGAATGGATTGAAAAAACGGGTGGGGGAATTCTGGTAGAGCCAGATTCTTCAGAGGCTCTGGCGGCAGGGCTGCTGCGGATGATGAACGACAAAGAGGGGCGGGAGACGATGGGGCAAAAAGGCAAAGAAGCAGTACATCAAAATTTTAGCGACGACGATATGGCGGAAGCAACACTGGCGGTATATCGACAGTATGTGGGATTAAAAACTTAACACGGGAGGGCAAATGCCGACTTCATCTTCTGGACTTACGTGGTTGATTTTTGCGTTGATGACTGTGGGGGCGTGGGGTTTATACGGGATTTTTCTGCACACCGGACAGATCGCTATGGGCGATCCCGAAAATGGACGCTACAAAGCTTTTCTCTTTGTGGGCATTGCCTATCTTTTGACAGCTGTTATTGGCTCCCTCATTGTGCTGGCGATTAACGGGTCGGACTGGTCATTCCCGACAAAGGGGCTGACATGGTCGCTGCTGGCTGGCATTGTGGGGGCTATCGGTGCATTTGGCGTGCTCCTCGCCTTTGGTGCAAAAGGGACGCCACCCGTGGTTATGTCCATTGTTTTTGCCGGCGCGCCTATGGTCAATGCCGTCGTCTCCCTCATCTTGCATCCGCCAGCAGGTGGGTGGGGTGGTTTGAACTGGCAATTTGTGCTGGGTATTATACTGGCTGCGATGGGAGGTTGTCTGGTGACATTATTTAAACCTTCGTCTTGATGACGGATAGCACTATGCACAGTGATTTTCATACTACCCGCAGGGTTGCATTTTCCGATACGGATATGGCCGGGA
This genomic interval carries:
- a CDS encoding glycosyltransferase family 4 protein, whose protein sequence is MRIAYIAAGAAGMYCGSCIHDNALASALQRKGIDFALVPTYTPLRTDEPGASIDRVFYGGINVYLQQKMGIFRHTPSFVDRLLNSRTLLNGIARFSGSTRAEDLGALTVSVLEGENGAQKKELAKLVRWLKEDFRPDLVQLTNSMFLGMAREMKRELGIPVLCSLQGEDIFLEGLIEPYKSEARQCLRDRARDVDGFVATCDYYADFMAGYLDVPRNRIHVAPLGIKLDGHGESSVKPDPLPFTIGYLARICPEKGLHVLVDAFHQLAEQVGVEKVKLNVAGYLGQRDAPYFQQVCEQVASRGLSDIFDYRGEVNRQEKIAFLNSIHILSVPTPYREPKGLSLLEAMANGVPVVQPRHGIFPEWIEKTGGGILVEPDSSEALAAGLLRMMNDKEGRETMGQKGKEAVHQNFSDDDMAEATLAVYRQYVGLKT